The Candidatus Abyssobacteria bacterium SURF_5 nucleotide sequence ACTCGGCCTCCCTCATCCCCGCCGCCGGGCCCCAGATCAATTACGTAATCCGCGCACTTGATCACTTCCATATTGTGTTCGATCACGACAACAGTGTTGCCCATATCAACGAGCGCATTGAAGCAGTCGATCAACTTGCCGATATCATGGAAATGCAGGCCTGTCGTCGGTTCATCAAAAATGAACAGGGTCCTCGTGGATTTTCCTTCGGCGATATGCGCGGCCAATTTCAAGCGCTGGGCCTCGCCCGCCGAAAGCACATTCGATGGTTGTCCGAGTGTGAGATATCCCAGCCCGGTATTCATGAGCACCTTCAGACGGCTTCTTAGCGATGGGATATCCCCGAAAAAGGTGCAGGCCTCCGACACGGTCATCTGAAGGACATCGTGAATGGTCTTGTCCTTATACCGGACATCCAGAATTGACGATTTGTACCGTCTGCCGTCGCACGCATCGCACGTAATATATACGTCGGCCAAAAACTGCATCTCTATCTTGAGCGTGCCGTCGCCGCCGCATTTTTGGCACCGCCCTCTTCCCACGTTGAACGAGAAGTCGCTCGCGGTGAACTGGCGCAACTGCGCGGAAATAGTCGAAGCGAAAAGGGTGCGGATCTCGGAGAAGGCATGCATGTACGTGATCGGGTTCGAGCGCGGCGTCCGCCCAATCGGAGATTGATCCACCATGATCGCCTGCTCGATCTCGTCTACCCCTACCAGCGCCTCATGAGCGCCCGGCCGGTCGCACGAATAGCCTTGCTGGCGCAGAATGCCCCGATACAACGTCTCATCCACGAGAGTGCTTTTTCCCGAACCAGACACGCCGGTCACACACGTGAGCACTCCCAGCGGAAAATCAACGTCGATATCCTTCAGATTGTGCTCGCGCGCACCCAGCACCCTCAGATAGCCATGCGGAAGTCGCCGGGCGCGCCCATTGCCTATCGTCCGTTTCCCGCTGAGATACTGCCCCGTCAGCGATTTGCGCGAGCGCTTCAGCTCCTGAACGTCCCCCTGAAAAATGATCGAGCCGCCGCTGGCGCCGGCGCCCGGCCCCAAGTCTACCACCTCATCAGCCGCAGATATGATATCTGCATCATGTTCGACAACGAGAACCGTATTGTGCGTATCGCGAAGTTTCTTCAGAATGTTGATCAATCTGTCGTTATCTTTTGGATGCATCCCGATGCTGGGTTCGTCCAGAATGTAGAGGGTGTCTGTGAGACCCGAGCCTAAACACGAGGCGAGATTGATCCTCTGCGATTCGCCACCCGAGAGGGTGCGGGTGAGACGGTCAAGCGTAACATAATCCAGTCCGACGTCCACAAGATACCGCAAACGCCGTATAATCTCCTTCAAGAGCAGGTCGGCAATTTCACGCTTCTGCTTCGGAAGCTCCAGGCTTTCCAGAAAACTTATCGACGAGGTGACTCGGCTGCGGCAGAGATCGGCGACTGAATTTCCCGCTATCTTGACTGCAAGCGCTTCAGGTCGCAGGCGATCGCCATTGCATTTCGGACAAGTGACGTAACTGCGGAACCTGCTGAGAAGCACGCGGATGTGAAGCTTGTACTTCTTCTTTTCGAGCATCTCGAAGAATTTGATGATGCCGGGGAAGAAGCGCTTGCCTTCCATCAGCAAGCGTACATTCTTCTCCGACAGCCGCTCGAACGGGACATCAAGCGGAATCCTCTCTTTTTCCGCGATCTGCCTCAACTCCGCCATCGGCCACTCGTAGTTCGGAAATGTCCATGGCTTGATCGCGCCTTCATTCAACGTCTTCTGCTTGTTCGGAACCACGAGATCCATATCGAGCCTGATGATGTTTCCGAATCCATTGCATTCCTGGCAGGCGCCCAGCGGGCTGTTGAAAGAGAACAGTTGAGGAAATGGGTCTTCGTATTCAAGATCGCATTCGGGACAGAGATGGCGGCTGGTAAATTTCAGCTTCGGCCCATCCACGATGTGAACTTCCAGCCTTCGATCGCCTTCGCCATAAGCCAATTCGAGCGAATCCGCCAGCCGAGAGCGCGATTGCGGACTTATCTGCATCCGGTCAATAACCAGCCCCCATTCCGCTCCGGCCGGCAACGCTTCTGAAACCGCCTCTTCCAGCTCGCGAATCCTTTTCTCAACTATTATTCGCGCAAATCCGCGCTTGCTGAATTCCGCCAGTTGAGCCGGTGTGCTGTCCGTGACAATTCCTTTTGGGGCAATGATGAAGGCCCTCTTCCCCGAGAAAGCAACAAGCGCCTCCAATATGTCCTCGACCGTGTGCCTTCGGACCTGCTTGCCGCAGGAGCGGCAATGGACATTTCCGATGCGGGCAAACAAAAGCCTCAAATAATCATAGATCTCCGTTGCTGTGCCTACCGTCGAGCGTGAACTTTTCGAAGGCGGTTTCTGCTGAATGGCGATTGCAGGCGGGATACCCTCAACATTGTCGAGGTCCGGCTTATCCATCTTTTCCAGGAACTGGCGGGCGTATGCCGACAGAGACTCGACGTAGCGGCGCTGCCCCTCGGCATAGATTGTGTCGAAAGCAAGACTCGACTTGCCCGAGCCGCTCACTCCGGTTACTACCGTAAGCCTGTTGCGCTCCAGATACAGATCGAGGTTCTTTAAATTGTGAACACGAATGCCCTTGAATCTGATTTTCGGATTTGCCCCCGACATACTAAAGGAAGAAACCTCTATGCTACATATTTAATCACAACCAAACATTTCATTTTATCACTAATCCTCGAAACGTGTCAAAGACAGGGAGCCTCCAATGATTCATATTCAGGAGCCATGGCGGGTGCGCAGCAGGATAGAAGTCCGGATACGCTTTCTCAGACAAACTGAAAAACTACGGGGACTGTTGCGCTGGTTGCAGGATCGGCGCTTCGGGAAGAACGGATTGAGGCATGGTGATTCCGGAAACCGGCGGAAGAGTGATGATGAACGAGCAGCCATTCCCATTTCCCGGGTCCACCCGCAGTGAGCCGCCATGGGCACGGATGATCCTTTCAGCCGAAGTGAGACCGACACCAATGCCCTTGGTCATTCTCGCGCCTGATGAACGATGAAATAGTTTGAAAATGTGCTCCCTCTCTTCGTCTGACACACCCGGCCCATCGTCGCTCACTTGAATCTCCACGCAATCTTGGTTTTTCTTCACAACCATTTCAATCCGGTTTCGCGAAAATTTGATTGCGTTGGTGAGAAGGTTTTCAACGGCTCTCTGAAAGTATTTCTCATCCACGACGGCCGGCACGGACTCTCCCTCGGCATGAAGACGATAAGACAACTGTTTTTGTTTGGCCCGCGCCTCAGACTGATAGGTAAGAACGATCTCCTTAACCAGAGGCGCCAGATCCGTGGGCCGAACATCCAAAACCGCAAGCCCGCGCTCAAATTTCTTGACCTCGAGAAAGTCCTCGACCAGCATGTTCACTCCATTGCACGCTCGTTCCATTTTCTCGTAATATTCGGGATATTTGGGTGGAGAAATCGTGCCGTCCCGCATCATATAAATAATGAACAGAATCGCTGATATCGGGTTCTTGATGTCGTGCGTCAGCATGTACAGGAATTCTTCGCGCTCAGATTCCAGCGCCAGTTGCGCCGTGATGTCGCGAGCCAAACCTTCAGTGCCCAAAAAGACATTCGCCAAGTCGTAGATCCCGCGCGAATTGATCTCAAAGTCGCGGTACTCGCCCGCCTTCGTCTTGAGCCGGATATGCAAGCCCCGTGTTAACCGCCGCTCATCCGACCTGCGCTCTTTCAAAACAGGCTCGTACTTGCGGTAATCATCGGGATGCACAATCGTCGAAAATTCCTGGCCGACCAGTTCCGCTTCCGTGTATCCCAACAGCTCCCCTACCTCATGATTTATTGAAGAAATAAGGCCGCTCGGTTCGAGATAGTATAGCAAGTCAGGAATATTATTCAGCAGGTGGCGCACTTTTTCCTCAGACGCCTGCACATCCTTCACCTTCTGCTCCAGTTGAGCCGTAATTCTGTTGAACGAGTCCACAAGCGTATTGATCTCGGCGCGCTCGTTGCGAATCTCCAACCGCCTCGATAGATTCCCGTCGGCGATCTCCTTGGCGGCCTCCGACGTCTTCAGTATCGTCCGCACTATTGTCCTGGACAGAAAATACCCGAGCAGCGATATCAGAAGACTGCAACCAAGAAGCAGACCTACCCTCGCCCAAACCTGCAAGCCCGGCAGCCAGATGGCCCCGATCAGATACGTGCTCAGGAGCAAAGGAATGACGCCCGTCAGCGCAAATGAGAGGGTGAGCCTGTAACCGATTCGTTCGTCATAGATGCTGGGGGATAAATATTTCGTGCCCATCATTCTCCCTTGGCCCGGTAGATATAGGCTATCGGTTAACTATGGCCGGAGCCAGTGCCCGGCAACTTGGCAAATCAAGCACAAATTGTGCCATGACAAGACGTGACACCGATGGATCAGATGCAAAACTGAACAAAGAGGATTGCCAAAGAGTGGGATTATGGCATCATCCGGTTTAAAAAGAAGAGTAAGAGAACAGACAGAGCCGAGGATTTTATTGCTTTTCAGACCGACGGTATCGATAAAAGAGATTAACTACTGGTTAGTGCAGCCCTTGCCAGCATCCCGCCAGCCGCGGATCCGTGGCGCCGGTCAAACTCCCGTCTTCCTCGATGCGGATACACTGGGATCCGCCGAAGAAATCGATTTCGTCGGTCAGCGGGTGTCCCCGTTGGGACAGCGACTGCACAACATTCTCCCCTATCGCCGCTTCAAGGACAAGTCTGCCGTTTTCGTAGCTGCGCCATCGTGGCGCGTTGATCGCTTCCTGCGGCGACATGTCGAGATCGATAATGTTCGTGAGGATTTGCAACAGCCCCTGGGTTTGTTGATCTCCTCCAATGCATCCAAGGACCAGATAAGGTCTGGATTCGCGCAGAACCATACAGGGAACAAGAGTGTGCATCGGGCGCTTGTGCGGCTCCAGCGCGTTGCAATGGCCGGGATCGAGTGAAAAACTTTTTCCCCTGTTCTGGAGGATGATCCCGGTATCGCCCGCGACCATTCCCGACCCGAAGAGGTCGAAGAGGCTGTTGATGAAGGAGACGGCATTGCCCTCGGCGTCGACAATTGAGAAATATGTCGTGTCTCCGCTCATGCCTGCGGTCGCGCTTCCAGCTTCGGCCGCCCGCCCGGGATCAATGCTGCTCCTGTACTTGCGAGCACATTCCTCGCTCAGCAGGTGCTCCACCGGAACATCGTGAAACTCTGGATCACAATAATATCGGGCTCGGTCGCGGAAAACGATTTTCTTGGCTTCGATTTGGTAATGCAGCAGGTCGACGGGATTAAGACTCAGCGACTTCACGTCAAGTTTTTCAAAGATGTTGAGCATCTGGAGCAGAGCCAGCCCCTGCGAATTCGGCGGGATGGTAACGACTTCATATCCGCGATACGTCGTGCTGATGGGCTCGACCCAGTTCGGGCGATGTTCGACAAAATCGCGTTCAGATAAGACTCCGCCCGACTGCCGAACGAATTCGGATATTCGGCGGCCCAGCGGGCCCTTATAGAAGGAGTCGACTCCTTCCTTTGCCACCTGTTCGAGACTCTTCGCGAGGTTTTCCTGAACCATTCGCTCACCCGGCCCCGGCATTCCGCCAAACGGTTTCAAATAGATTTCTTCGGTAGTCGGATATCCGCAGATGACGCCGGAACTGATTCCGATAAAGATGGCGATGGCGGCATTGATCTCGAAGCCGTTCCTCGCCAGATCGATTGCGGGCTGAAGAAGGCTTCCAAAAGGAAGGACGCCGTAACGCTCATGTAGCATCGCCCATCCGCTCAGCGCGCCGGGTGTGGTGATTGAGAGAGGCCCTCGTTCGGGCACTGCGGCATGCCCGCGCTTCCGATACTCTTCTATCGTGGCCGCAAAAGGCGACCTGCCGCTTGCGTTCAATCCAACGACTTTGCCTTCTTTTTTGAAATACACCAGGGCAAAAGCATCTCCCCCGATGCCCGTATTCGCCATGTCCACAACATTCAGCGCTGCCGCGACCGCAACCGCCGCGTCGACGCAATTGCCCCCCTTTTCGAGCACTGAAATGCCCACGCCGGTTGCAAGCGGGTGTGCGGTGGCCACCATGGCTTTATATTTCTCCGCTTTGGCCACAGAACCTCCTTTGGTTATATTATTTCGTAAAGGAAATGACGCCCGTCACGTCGTTGTCGCACCTTGCCTTCGTCATGGAGGATGCCAACATTGCCCAGCACGTCGCTGAGGGCGAGGTATAGGTCTTCGTCCGAATTGAAAAGGAAAACCGACCGGCAAATCTGGTAGAGAGTCTTCGGCCCATGCCTGAGCGCCCGGAGAATATGGGTTCGCCTCTTCCGATGGCGCTCGCGGACTTCGCCATTGATAATGCTGCAACCGTGGAAAGGATCGCCGTGACCGGGGAGCACCTGCTTCGGTCCGAGCATTTCGAGGCGCTCAAGACTTTCCAGGTGCAGATTGAGCGGATTGTAGTCGGCATTCTGTACCGATACTTCGAGTTCAATGAATGCGGTTATCCTGGAGGTCGGCAGCAAGGTGTCGCCGGTGAAAAGGAGGTCATGCTCATTGTCCAGAAAACAGATCGAGCCGCCGGAGTGACCGGGAGTATGGATTACGTTGAGCGCCATCGCATCGAAAAGAAATTCCTCGCCGCCGCTCAAGGCAATTGCGGAAGGCGCTCGCGGCTTGATTGCGGGGTCCTCCGGTCCATCCACCAGCCTGACCGCCAAATCATGAGGAACTCCCAGCGAATGAAAAAACTCGATCTCTTTGCCCGGATCTTTTCCGCTGCTCGGAGCACCCGTCACCCGGCTGCGCTCCGCATGATGATAATAAATCTCCGCACCCGATTCAGCCTGGATGCGCGGCGCCAGCGCCCGATGATCGGCGTGGCCGTGCGTCAGAAGAATCCGCTTTATATCCGCCACCGAGCGTCGGTGCTCGGACAACGCCGCGCTGAGAGCCTCGTATGCCTCGCTGCTTGCGATTCCCGTATCAATCAGTGTCGGCACCGAATCGTTGATGAAGTAGCAGTTCGTCTCAATGTTGGAAGAGGAGTTGGGAGTACATATCTGGTGGATGGCCAAACGCTCTAGCAGATGCTGCGCCGGATTGCTCATCACAGCTTTGCGACCCGTCGAATAAACTCGTAGGTCTTCTCCTTGACGATATCCTTATCGTAGTCGACCGTGATCACATGATATGACCGATTTACTTCAATCACGGTCTTGTCGGAGCTGCCGAGCAGCTTATGAACGAGCCACACGTTCGGAGGATGTACCGTGTTGTCCTTCGTGCTCTGGATCAGCAGAGCCGGCACGGTGATGTCCTGAAGGTCGTTCCTCACGTGCGAGAGAAGTTCAAGCAGAGAAGATATGCACTCGAGCGGCGTGCGGTCGTAACTCTCCTGCGCTTCCTTGGCGGCAGGATCAGCGACATCGCTTTCGGATGGCGGCTTGAATGTAAGAACCTTCTTCGCCAGCGGAAGGATCGGCAGAAGGATGTTTTTCAGGTAAATGGGCGCGCCGTAGGCCGCCACTCCGGCAACCTTGTACCGTCGCGCATAATGGGCGGCCATGTGAAGGCTCAATGTGCCCCCCATCGACATGCCGCACAAGAAAACTTTCTCGCAGCTCTTACTCAGTTCCGCAAGATTGTCCACCGCCCCCCGGTACCAGTTGTGCCAGTTCGTCTTCAGCATGTCGCGAGCGCTCGTCCCATGTCCCGGCAGCGGCCGGCACAACACCGTCAGCCCTTTGCCCGCGAGATACTCACCAAGCTCGCGCATTTCAAATGGGGAACCGGTGAACCCGTGAGTGAGAAGGCAGCCCACCGGGCCGTTTGCGAATTTGAATGCCGCAACTTTATCCGGATTTAATGTTCGCACTGTAATGTCTGAGTAAATGGCGCGCGACTACGGTTTTAGTATTTATCGTAATGGACGAATTCCTCGATCGCGCGCCGCTTCGGAGCGCGGCTGTCGGCCGCCGGCACGCCCACCGGCGTCATCGCTACCACCGTAACACCCTCGGGCACTCCCAGCGCTTTCTCCGCTTCCTCTATGTTAAAGGCGCCTATATGAACGGTGCCGAGCCCCATTGACTGCGCCGCCAGCACCAGGTTCTCCATCGCGAGCCCCATGTCATACATCAGCCAGTCGCCCTTGCTGGTGAGCGCCTGCCCCTTATAGTAGCCGGACTGTCCCTTCTTCGCGCATCCCACGATGACAACGGGCGCTGTCTTCACGGCTTCCGTAGATGGATTACCGGGCGACAATGTGGCGGCAAGCTTCTCTTTCACGGATGCATCCTTCACCACAATTATCTCCCAACACTGCACATTCGCCCATGACGGCGCCCACTGAACGGCCTCGAGCAGCGTCCGCAATTGCTCATCCGTGATGGATGTATCCTTATACTTCCTGATGCTGCGCCGCGATTTGATCGCATCAATTGTGTCCATGCGCTTCCTCCTGATCCTTCTTCCCTGTATCCCTTGAACGAGCTTTCTCTTTTTACACGTGCAGTAATTCTCTCACCATTTTTACGATCGCCGGCATCACCGCAGAAGCGTTTTCGTGGATGGCGATATCGGAAAGATGTCGTGTCAAACCCGTCGGCTCCGGATTGACTTCAATGACTTTCGCTCCTCGCGCCTTGGCCGCAAACGGCAGGCTGGCAGCCGGCTCAACCTGCGCAGACGTCCCGACCACCAGCATGACATCGCAATCGCGCACTTCCGACTGGGCCGCGAGCAGTGCATGCATCGGAATCATTTCACCAAAGAAAACGACGTCGGGCTTCAAGATGTTCAGGCACGCGCACATCGGCGGAAACATTTCCGGCGGGATCTCTTCGCGCGAATAGCGGCGACGGCACGAGAGACACACGAGGTTGCGGCCGTTCCCGTGAAACTCGATAACGGATGTGCTTCCGGCTGCCTGATGAAGTCCGTCGACATTCTGCGTCACGATGCTGCTCAGTTTGCCGATGATCTCGAGCTCCGCAAGTCCCGTATGGCCCGGATTGGGCTTGGCGCCGATCACGAGGTCGCTCAACTCGCGAAGCATGGTCCATATCTTGAAAGGATTTGACCGAAAGGCTTCGATGGTGGCGTACTCCATCGGGTCGTACTTGTCCCACAGGCCCTGGGTGCCTCGAAAAGCGGGAATCCCACTCTCCACCGAAATTCCCGCTCCTGTGAGCGCGATCACTTTCGTTGCGCCGGCTATCTGCTCGGCCGCCTCTCGAATCAACCTATCCACGATTCTCAATCCCTGTCATTTCAGCAAATGGCGCGCGATCACGATGCGCTGTATCTGGTTGGTCCCTTCGACAATCTGCGTGACTTTGGCCGATCGCATCAAACGCTCGACGGGATAATCCTGCATGTAGCCGTATCCCCCGAAGATTTGCACCGCGTCGGTGGTAACCTTCATCGCGGTGTCGGTCGCAAAAAGCTTCGCCATCGCGGCCACGTGCGAGAACGGTTTTCCCGTGTCTTTGAGCCAGGCGGCCTCCCTGACAAGGTTGCGCGCCGCCCGAACCGAGGTGGCCATATCGGCAAGCATGAATTGTATTCCCTGGAATGCCGAGATCGGCTGATTGAACTGCTCTCGCTGTTTCGCGTATTTGATCGATTCGTCAAGAGCCGCTTGCGCCAGGCCGACCGCGGCTGCGCCAATCGTGATACGCCCCGAATCCAGCGCCGTCATCGCTATCTTGAATCCGTCGCCTTCTTTGCCGACCAGGTTACTCCGGGGAATCCGGCAGTTATCGAAAATGATTTCTCGCGTCGGCGAGGAGCGAAGCCCCATCTTTTTTTCCAGTTTCCCCGAATGAAAGCCGGGCGCCCCATTCTCGACAATGAAGGAACTGATTCCACGCGGACCTTTTGAATGGTCCGTTTTTGCCATCACCAGGTAAACGTCCGCTACGCCGCCGTGGGTAATGAATACTTTCGTGCCATTCAGGAGATAGTGGTCGCCGTCGAGAGTCGCCGACGTCTTCAAAGAGGCGGCGTCCGAACCGGCATTCGGTTCAGTCAGCGCGAACGCGCCAAGCTTCTCGCCCGAGGCCAGCGGCGCCAGATATGTTTTCTTCTGGGTTTCGTTTCCGAATAACCCGATCATTATCTGGGGAAGCCCCTGAACGGCCAGTCCGACCGCGGTCGACAGGCACTGCTTTGCGATCTCCTCAATAACTATAACATATGTCGAATAGTCCAAGCCCGCGCCGCCGTATTCCTCCGGGCACGGAATTCCAAGCAGCCCGAGCTCGGCCAGCCTGCTGTATATCTCCCGATGGAATTCCCCTTTCTCGTCCGCCTCGGCCGCGATTGGAGCCAATTCCTTCTCGGCAAATTTCTGAACCGTCCGCTGGAGTTGCGCCTGCTCTTCCGTCAATTCAAAGCCCATCGCCTGCTCCTGTTCCCCCTCGTCGATTCCGGATGTAACGTCTCAAGAAAAGCCTCGATACGGGTAAGAGCGGGCCCTTCGGCGTATGCCCGCTCGTCGTTCATGTCGCCCTCGATAACGATGCCGGGCACACCGCCCGCTCCTGACAGAATTTCTTTGATGACATATTGCCCAAGCGAGTAAGGCTTGCAGCTTCGGTTGGAATGAAAGATCACTCCGTCGACAGAGTATTGCTCAATGATGTCACGCATCATTTCCGCCCGGTTCCGCAAGTTGATATTCACAAATGCAGTCGCATAAGCACGTCCTAAAGCCTCGATCGGATTACCGGCATCCAGTTCATATGAAACCCAGCCGTTTAAATAGGTCGATGCCGCCACGCATGCCTTCAGCTCTGCAAATTTGCGCGAGAGGTCGCGCAGCTTGAACCATATCGGCAGGTTATCCCATAAGAGACGATACCGCTCGCCCGGGACTGCCGCAACTCCTTCATCCACCCTCTTTTGAATCTCGCCGAGCAGCTCCTCATAGAATTCGACCACCAGTTGCGTGCCCCGCAAAGTCACGATCGGCGCCATCAGGATGAACCCGTCGAACGCGGTTAT carries:
- the uvrA gene encoding excinuclease ABC subunit UvrA, with translation MSGANPKIRFKGIRVHNLKNLDLYLERNRLTVVTGVSGSGKSSLAFDTIYAEGQRRYVESLSAYARQFLEKMDKPDLDNVEGIPPAIAIQQKPPSKSSRSTVGTATEIYDYLRLLFARIGNVHCRSCGKQVRRHTVEDILEALVAFSGKRAFIIAPKGIVTDSTPAQLAEFSKRGFARIIVEKRIRELEEAVSEALPAGAEWGLVIDRMQISPQSRSRLADSLELAYGEGDRRLEVHIVDGPKLKFTSRHLCPECDLEYEDPFPQLFSFNSPLGACQECNGFGNIIRLDMDLVVPNKQKTLNEGAIKPWTFPNYEWPMAELRQIAEKERIPLDVPFERLSEKNVRLLMEGKRFFPGIIKFFEMLEKKKYKLHIRVLLSRFRSYVTCPKCNGDRLRPEALAVKIAGNSVADLCRSRVTSSISFLESLELPKQKREIADLLLKEIIRRLRYLVDVGLDYVTLDRLTRTLSGGESQRINLASCLGSGLTDTLYILDEPSIGMHPKDNDRLINILKKLRDTHNTVLVVEHDADIISAADEVVDLGPGAGASGGSIIFQGDVQELKRSRKSLTGQYLSGKRTIGNGRARRLPHGYLRVLGAREHNLKDIDVDFPLGVLTCVTGVSGSGKSTLVDETLYRGILRQQGYSCDRPGAHEALVGVDEIEQAIMVDQSPIGRTPRSNPITYMHAFSEIRTLFASTISAQLRQFTASDFSFNVGRGRCQKCGGDGTLKIEMQFLADVYITCDACDGRRYKSSILDVRYKDKTIHDVLQMTVSEACTFFGDIPSLRSRLKVLMNTGLGYLTLGQPSNVLSAGEAQRLKLAAHIAEGKSTRTLFIFDEPTTGLHFHDIGKLIDCFNALVDMGNTVVVIEHNMEVIKCADYVIDLGPGGGDEGGRVVAFGPPEKIAATIASHTGQYLKKHLSGRPLKN
- a CDS encoding PAS domain S-box protein, which produces MMGTKYLSPSIYDERIGYRLTLSFALTGVIPLLLSTYLIGAIWLPGLQVWARVGLLLGCSLLISLLGYFLSRTIVRTILKTSEAAKEIADGNLSRRLEIRNERAEINTLVDSFNRITAQLEQKVKDVQASEEKVRHLLNNIPDLLYYLEPSGLISSINHEVGELLGYTEAELVGQEFSTIVHPDDYRKYEPVLKERRSDERRLTRGLHIRLKTKAGEYRDFEINSRGIYDLANVFLGTEGLARDITAQLALESEREEFLYMLTHDIKNPISAILFIIYMMRDGTISPPKYPEYYEKMERACNGVNMLVEDFLEVKKFERGLAVLDVRPTDLAPLVKEIVLTYQSEARAKQKQLSYRLHAEGESVPAVVDEKYFQRAVENLLTNAIKFSRNRIEMVVKKNQDCVEIQVSDDGPGVSDEEREHIFKLFHRSSGARMTKGIGVGLTSAERIIRAHGGSLRVDPGNGNGCSFIITLPPVSGITMPQSVLPEAPILQPAQQSP
- the ggt gene encoding gamma-glutamyltransferase — translated: MAKAEKYKAMVATAHPLATGVGISVLEKGGNCVDAAVAVAAALNVVDMANTGIGGDAFALVYFKKEGKVVGLNASGRSPFAATIEEYRKRGHAAVPERGPLSITTPGALSGWAMLHERYGVLPFGSLLQPAIDLARNGFEINAAIAIFIGISSGVICGYPTTEEIYLKPFGGMPGPGERMVQENLAKSLEQVAKEGVDSFYKGPLGRRISEFVRQSGGVLSERDFVEHRPNWVEPISTTYRGYEVVTIPPNSQGLALLQMLNIFEKLDVKSLSLNPVDLLHYQIEAKKIVFRDRARYYCDPEFHDVPVEHLLSEECARKYRSSIDPGRAAEAGSATAGMSGDTTYFSIVDAEGNAVSFINSLFDLFGSGMVAGDTGIILQNRGKSFSLDPGHCNALEPHKRPMHTLVPCMVLRESRPYLVLGCIGGDQQTQGLLQILTNIIDLDMSPQEAINAPRWRSYENGRLVLEAAIGENVVQSLSQRGHPLTDEIDFFGGSQCIRIEEDGSLTGATDPRLAGCWQGLH
- a CDS encoding MBL fold metallo-hydrolase; its protein translation is MMSNPAQHLLERLAIHQICTPNSSSNIETNCYFINDSVPTLIDTGIASSEAYEALSAALSEHRRSVADIKRILLTHGHADHRALAPRIQAESGAEIYYHHAERSRVTGAPSSGKDPGKEIEFFHSLGVPHDLAVRLVDGPEDPAIKPRAPSAIALSGGEEFLFDAMALNVIHTPGHSGGSICFLDNEHDLLFTGDTLLPTSRITAFIELEVSVQNADYNPLNLHLESLERLEMLGPKQVLPGHGDPFHGCSIINGEVRERHRKRRTHILRALRHGPKTLYQICRSVFLFNSDEDLYLALSDVLGNVGILHDEGKVRQRRDGRHFLYEII
- a CDS encoding alpha/beta fold hydrolase; this translates as MRTLNPDKVAAFKFANGPVGCLLTHGFTGSPFEMRELGEYLAGKGLTVLCRPLPGHGTSARDMLKTNWHNWYRGAVDNLAELSKSCEKVFLCGMSMGGTLSLHMAAHYARRYKVAGVAAYGAPIYLKNILLPILPLAKKVLTFKPPSESDVADPAAKEAQESYDRTPLECISSLLELLSHVRNDLQDITVPALLIQSTKDNTVHPPNVWLVHKLLGSSDKTVIEVNRSYHVITVDYDKDIVKEKTYEFIRRVAKL
- a CDS encoding nitroreductase — encoded protein: MDTIDAIKSRRSIRKYKDTSITDEQLRTLLEAVQWAPSWANVQCWEIIVVKDASVKEKLAATLSPGNPSTEAVKTAPVVIVGCAKKGQSGYYKGQALTSKGDWLMYDMGLAMENLVLAAQSMGLGTVHIGAFNIEEAEKALGVPEGVTVVAMTPVGVPAADSRAPKRRAIEEFVHYDKY
- a CDS encoding NAD-dependent deacylase, with the protein product MDRLIREAAEQIAGATKVIALTGAGISVESGIPAFRGTQGLWDKYDPMEYATIEAFRSNPFKIWTMLRELSDLVIGAKPNPGHTGLAELEIIGKLSSIVTQNVDGLHQAAGSTSVIEFHGNGRNLVCLSCRRRYSREEIPPEMFPPMCACLNILKPDVVFFGEMIPMHALLAAQSEVRDCDVMLVVGTSAQVEPAASLPFAAKARGAKVIEVNPEPTGLTRHLSDIAIHENASAVMPAIVKMVRELLHV
- a CDS encoding acyl-CoA dehydrogenase codes for the protein MGFELTEEQAQLQRTVQKFAEKELAPIAAEADEKGEFHREIYSRLAELGLLGIPCPEEYGGAGLDYSTYVIVIEEIAKQCLSTAVGLAVQGLPQIMIGLFGNETQKKTYLAPLASGEKLGAFALTEPNAGSDAASLKTSATLDGDHYLLNGTKVFITHGGVADVYLVMAKTDHSKGPRGISSFIVENGAPGFHSGKLEKKMGLRSSPTREIIFDNCRIPRSNLVGKEGDGFKIAMTALDSGRITIGAAAVGLAQAALDESIKYAKQREQFNQPISAFQGIQFMLADMATSVRAARNLVREAAWLKDTGKPFSHVAAMAKLFATDTAMKVTTDAVQIFGGYGYMQDYPVERLMRSAKVTQIVEGTNQIQRIVIARHLLK